The Porphyrobacter sp. LM 6 sequence GGCGGGCGGCGAATTGCAGGGGGAACTCCTTGACCCGCATCGGCGTGTCAGACGTGGCGAGCAGATCGAGCAGGATCTTGAACCCGATCCCCGACAGGCGCGGCACCAGTGCGCGGGCAGTGGCGGCGGGCAGCATGAAATAGCCGCTCATCGGATCGGTCAGCTCGACTCCAGTCAGCTTGCGCGCAAGGGCATTGGCGTAGGTCGAGAGCTTCTCGCGCCCGGGCTCGGCCCAGTCGGCGGTGCTTGCCCCTTCGGCAAAACGGCTGGCAACGCAGATCTCCGCCTCGCCCGCCTTGAGGCTCGCCAGCATCCCCGGGAGCAGCGCGGGATCGTGCTGGTGGTCGGCGTCCATCACCGCGACGAAGGGCGCAGGGGTCGCGCAGAAGCCTTCGATCGCCGCACTGGCAAGGCCGCGCCGCCCGATGCGCTGGATCACGCGGACGCGCGGGTCGACCAGCGCCAGTGCGCGCGCTTCGTCTGCGGTGCCGTCGCGGCTGTCATCATCGACGATGATCACTTCCCAGCCGAAGCCGGCGCCGATCGCCGCATCGATCCGCGCAATCAGCGGCGCGAGATTGCCGCGTTCGTTGAGCGTCGGCAGGATGATCGCAAGATCGAGCGGCACGGTGTTACAGGCGCGCGCGCACCGCTTCGCCGATCGCTGCGGTGCCGTGGCTGCCGCCCAGATCGCCGCCGAGGAACCCGTCAGCCAGCGCTGCGGCCACCGCGCTCTCGATCCGCGCAGCCTCTGCATCCAGCCCGAAGGAGTGCCGCAGCATCATCGCCGCAGACAGGATCGTCGCCATCGGGTTGGCCTTGCCCTGCCCGGCGATATCGGGCGCGCTGCCGTGGATCGGTTCGTAAAGGCCGAAAGTGCCGAACGCGGTCTCCCGCTCGCCCAGCGAGGCGCTCGGCAGCAGGCCGATCGAGCCGACCGCCGCGCTCGCCAGATCGGACAGGATATCGCCGAACAGGTTGCCGGTCAGGATGACGCCGAAGCGGTCCGGATGACTCACCACCTGCATCGCGGCATTATCGACATACATGTGATCGAACGTGACATCGGGATACTCGGCCGCCACTTCGATCACCACGTCGCGCCACAGCTGGCTGGTTTCGAGCACATTGGCCTTGTCGACGCTGGTGAGCGGAAGGCCCGCTGCCTCCGCCGCGCGGAAGGCAACATGGGCGATACGGCGCACTTCGTGTTCGGCATAGGACATCGCGTCCCACCCCTCGTGCTCGCCCGCCTCGCTCACCCGGCGGCCCTTGGCGCCGAAATAGACGTCGCCGGTCAGCTCGCGCACGATCAGCATGTCGAGGCTGGCCGCGATATCGGCGCGCAGCGGCGAGAGATGTTCCAGCCCCGCAAACACCCGCGCCGGACGCAGGTTGGCAAACAGGCCCAGCTCCTTGCGCAGGGCGAGGATCGCCTGTTCGGGGCGCAGATGCCGCTCAAGACTGTCGCACGAGGGATCGCCCACCGCGCCGAACAGCACCGCATCGGCCTCGCGCGCCATCGCCAGCGTTTCGGGCGGCAGGGGGTGGCCGTGGCGCTTGTAGGCAATGCCGCCCACGTCGCCCTCGAACAGGGTGAGGCCGGGGAGCGCCAGCGCGTTCAGCACGGCGACCGCCGCTGCGGTCACTTCCGGGCCGATCCCGTCGCCGGGCAGGACTGCGATTTTCATGCTTGTGTTACTCTCAGACCATTCGTGCGAGCCGCTCGGTCAGCAGCTTTCGCGCGGCCATAACATCGCCGCGCCGCCCCGCAAGCAGGTAGTGCGCGAGTTGCCCTTCCAGCCGGCCGAGCGCCGCGATCTGGGCGGGCAGGTCTGGCGCATCAGGGGGCAGTCCGCCCCCATAGCCAAGCTCGCGCAGCAGCATCGTCTCGTAGGCGATCAGACCGCTCACCCAGCCGCGCGCCGAGGGGGCAAAGGCAATCGCCGCGAGCAGCGCGTCGAGCGCCTCGTAAAGCCCGGGATAGGGATTGCGTTCGGGCAGCGCAGTGGCGGTCAGCGCGCAGGCCCACTGGATCGCGGCGGCGGGCAGCGGCTCGGTCATCAAGGCGGCGCGTGAATGCTCGATTTCGAGCCGGGCGAAAGGCAGCTGGCTGGCGGATCGGGTTGTGAGTTCGAGCGCGACGCGGTTGCCCGGCACCATCACCGCCCTCATCTGCCGCCCCCGCCCGCCCGCGACATAGCCGGCGACCAGACCGTGATCAGGCGTGAGCAGCCGCGCAATCGCCCCGGTCTCACCCTGCGCGCGCGCGGAAAGCAGAATGGCGGCGCTGCGCAGGTTCATGCCTGCGGCCCGCGTTACTTCTTGGAGAGCTTGGCTTCCAGCGCCGCGACCTTGGCTTCGAGCGCATCGGCCTGTTCGCGGGCCTTCTGGGCCATCGCCTTGACCGTCTCGAACTCTTCGCGGCTGACGAAATCGATGCCGCCAAAGGCTTCGCGCATCCGCTCG is a genomic window containing:
- a CDS encoding glycosyltransferase family 2 protein, with the protein product MPLDLAIILPTLNERGNLAPLIARIDAAIGAGFGWEVIIVDDDSRDGTADEARALALVDPRVRVIQRIGRRGLASAAIEGFCATPAPFVAVMDADHQHDPALLPGMLASLKAGEAEICVASRFAEGASTADWAEPGREKLSTYANALARKLTGVELTDPMSGYFMLPAATARALVPRLSGIGFKILLDLLATSDTPMRVKEFPLQFAARRTGESKLDRAILFDFLAGLYDKTLGRVIPTRFALFGTVGALGVVVHFAVLSALLFLFGEGFAQAQTAAVLVAMSFNFWLNNWLTYRDKRLVGVGALLRGWLGFIATCSVGAFANVAIATFLEGEGIFWALAALAGIVVGSVWNYALSSRFVWGRF
- the leuB gene encoding 3-isopropylmalate dehydrogenase, whose translation is MKIAVLPGDGIGPEVTAAAVAVLNALALPGLTLFEGDVGGIAYKRHGHPLPPETLAMAREADAVLFGAVGDPSCDSLERHLRPEQAILALRKELGLFANLRPARVFAGLEHLSPLRADIAASLDMLIVRELTGDVYFGAKGRRVSEAGEHEGWDAMSYAEHEVRRIAHVAFRAAEAAGLPLTSVDKANVLETSQLWRDVVIEVAAEYPDVTFDHMYVDNAAMQVVSHPDRFGVILTGNLFGDILSDLASAAVGSIGLLPSASLGERETAFGTFGLYEPIHGSAPDIAGQGKANPMATILSAAMMLRHSFGLDAEAARIESAVAAALADGFLGGDLGGSHGTAAIGEAVRARL
- the recO gene encoding DNA repair protein RecO, with product MNLRSAAILLSARAQGETGAIARLLTPDHGLVAGYVAGGRGRQMRAVMVPGNRVALELTTRSASQLPFARLEIEHSRAALMTEPLPAAAIQWACALTATALPERNPYPGLYEALDALLAAIAFAPSARGWVSGLIAYETMLLRELGYGGGLPPDAPDLPAQIAALGRLEGQLAHYLLAGRRGDVMAARKLLTERLARMV
- a CDS encoding accessory factor UbiK family protein, whose amino-acid sequence is MQSQNPIIADLVKLANSAAGTMAGMSREARQSARERMREAFGGIDFVSREEFETVKAMAQKAREQADALEAKVAALEAKLSKK